A genomic stretch from bacterium BMS3Abin14 includes:
- the fusA_2 gene encoding elongation factor G produces MKQVQVDRIRNIAIIAHGSAGKTALAEAILFNAGATNRLGKINEGNTMMDFLPEEISRKISTSSATASIQWDDHQVNLIDTPGYQDFIVDTLYALMVCEGALIIVSAISGVKVQTERLWKIARENDVPCVAFVNKMDRERANFNKAVGDIKTALNANPVPVQIPIGSEADFKGVVDLIRMKAFIYKMDGSGNFEEGDIPAEMVDEVNEYREKLVESAAEGEDALVEKYLDTGELSAGEIIRGLRAGVIAGQVVPVFCGSAALNIGARKLLDNLVALLPSPVDRGPISGVDAEGAETSRNPSTDDPFAAYVYKTFADPYAGKLTLFKVISGSIKADSGFFNATREAKERCGNIFQLQGKKQTPVPELFAGQLGAVAKLKETGTGDTLCMESDPFILSPPHVPEPALSYAIVPKTKGDEEKVSAAINRLLDEDPSLRVSRDKETKENILSGMGQLHIEVTIGRMKEKFGVDVEMKIPKVPYRETIKGKTRLQSRYKKQSGGRGQYGDVWLEIEPLANGAEFEFVDRIVGGVVPRQYIPAVEKGVREAMTEGVLAGYPVTNVKVSLYDGSFHSVDSSEMAFKIAASMGFKKGFMEAKPILLEPIVDLEVSVQDDYMGSVIGDLNSRRGKVVGVEPQAGSQLVRAQVPMAEVLTYAPDLRSMTEGRASFSQTFSHYEEVPAHLASGIIEKTGDKKEKD; encoded by the coding sequence ATGAAACAGGTTCAGGTGGACAGGATCAGGAATATTGCAATCATCGCCCACGGCAGCGCCGGCAAGACCGCCTTGGCTGAGGCCATTTTGTTTAATGCCGGGGCCACGAACCGCCTTGGAAAGATCAATGAAGGCAACACAATGATGGATTTTCTGCCCGAAGAGATTTCCCGAAAAATAAGCACAAGTTCGGCCACGGCCTCCATACAGTGGGATGACCATCAAGTCAACCTTATCGATACTCCCGGATATCAGGATTTTATCGTCGATACCCTGTATGCCCTCATGGTTTGCGAAGGGGCGCTGATTATCGTAAGCGCCATCTCGGGCGTCAAGGTCCAGACAGAGAGGCTGTGGAAGATCGCCAGGGAAAATGATGTTCCATGCGTTGCCTTCGTAAACAAGATGGACCGGGAGAGGGCCAACTTCAATAAGGCCGTCGGCGACATCAAAACGGCCCTCAATGCCAATCCTGTTCCTGTCCAGATTCCCATAGGGTCGGAAGCGGATTTCAAAGGGGTTGTCGACCTGATCAGGATGAAGGCATTCATCTATAAAATGGATGGAAGCGGCAACTTCGAGGAAGGCGACATTCCCGCTGAAATGGTGGACGAGGTTAACGAATACAGGGAAAAACTCGTGGAGTCGGCAGCGGAGGGTGAGGATGCTCTGGTCGAAAAATACCTGGATACCGGAGAGCTGTCGGCTGGGGAGATAATCCGGGGCCTGAGGGCCGGTGTGATCGCCGGCCAGGTTGTCCCGGTATTCTGCGGCTCAGCGGCCCTGAATATCGGGGCCCGAAAACTTCTGGACAATCTCGTTGCGCTCTTGCCGTCCCCGGTGGATCGCGGGCCGATTTCAGGTGTTGATGCCGAAGGGGCTGAAACATCGAGGAATCCCTCCACAGACGACCCTTTTGCCGCCTACGTTTACAAGACATTCGCCGACCCATACGCCGGCAAACTGACCCTGTTCAAGGTAATTTCCGGGTCCATTAAGGCGGATTCCGGGTTTTTCAACGCAACCCGGGAGGCCAAAGAGAGGTGTGGCAACATCTTCCAGCTCCAGGGCAAGAAACAGACCCCCGTTCCCGAATTATTCGCTGGTCAGCTGGGCGCTGTTGCCAAGCTCAAGGAGACCGGGACCGGGGATACCCTTTGCATGGAGAGTGACCCATTTATACTTTCTCCCCCCCACGTCCCCGAACCAGCGCTTTCATACGCCATCGTTCCCAAAACCAAGGGGGACGAGGAGAAGGTCAGCGCTGCCATCAATCGACTCCTGGATGAGGACCCGTCCCTTCGAGTGTCGAGGGACAAGGAAACCAAAGAAAATATCCTTTCAGGTATGGGGCAGCTCCACATTGAGGTTACCATAGGGAGAATGAAGGAGAAATTTGGAGTGGATGTGGAGATGAAAATCCCCAAAGTTCCCTACAGGGAAACCATCAAGGGGAAGACCAGGCTCCAGAGCCGTTACAAAAAGCAGTCCGGAGGGCGGGGACAGTATGGGGATGTCTGGCTGGAAATCGAGCCTCTTGCTAACGGAGCAGAGTTTGAATTCGTTGACAGAATAGTTGGCGGCGTTGTGCCGAGGCAGTATATTCCGGCTGTTGAAAAAGGGGTCCGTGAGGCCATGACCGAGGGTGTCCTGGCGGGCTATCCCGTGACAAATGTCAAGGTATCCCTCTACGACGGGTCGTTCCACTCGGTGGATTCCTCGGAGATGGCGTTCAAAATAGCCGCGTCCATGGGATTCAAGAAGGGTTTCATGGAGGCGAAACCAATCCTTCTTGAACCAATTGTCGACCTTGAGGTCTCTGTGCAGGATGATTATATGGGATCCGTTATTGGGGACCTTAACTCCAGAAGGGGAAAAGTCGTGGGTGTGGAACCCCAGGCAGGAAGCCAGTTGGTGAGGGCCCAGGTCCCCATGGCGGAGGTTCTGACCTATGCGCCCGACTTGAGGTCTATGACCGAGGGGAGGGCCTCTTTCAGCCAGACGTTTTCACATTACGAGGAAGTTCCGGCGCACCTGGCGTCGGGAATTATCGAAAAAACCGGGGATAAAAAAGAAAAGGATTGA
- a CDS encoding sporulation related domain protein, with product MGDDFDLFPKRDNLDPFSFGQDEKGPKEEDKPEEPADLVFGVKEEKAVDSLPDLDVDKLLGEPRSSDRELEPPMSGPIPDEQSGIGIPPAEGHPGTGRRAGSGKRKTSPFVLIGGALVLILLILWGVLNYLHQDRRTDSSFRAPAVNKVTVKMEKLPRNTAPKVTAPVPKPVPVPIPKPVPAPAPEPVQTPAIKPVKTPSLQNPMPVVEGAEGKYSVQVGACILKSSVRELEKKLAAVGYSPLYKKGSTHAMMHFLTVGPFASTSEAERVLSDLKQARVEANLSRVSGGETAINAGSYLFEGNARMIMTRINKMGYRVRLTKRETRLPMTFVRVGKFRTRSDAGSLSDELKDKGFDAIVVKLQ from the coding sequence ATGGGCGATGATTTTGATCTCTTTCCCAAGAGGGATAACCTTGACCCGTTTTCTTTCGGACAGGATGAAAAGGGTCCGAAAGAAGAGGATAAACCGGAGGAACCCGCCGATCTTGTTTTTGGCGTAAAAGAGGAAAAGGCTGTCGACAGCCTACCGGACCTGGATGTGGACAAACTCCTGGGTGAGCCGCGTTCATCCGACAGGGAGCTCGAACCTCCAATGTCAGGGCCCATACCCGATGAACAGTCGGGTATAGGTATTCCTCCAGCAGAAGGTCACCCGGGGACCGGCAGAAGAGCCGGTTCGGGAAAGCGCAAGACTTCACCGTTTGTCCTCATCGGAGGCGCGCTTGTACTTATTCTGCTCATCCTGTGGGGAGTCTTGAACTATCTTCACCAGGACAGGAGAACAGATTCCAGTTTTCGGGCACCTGCGGTTAACAAGGTCACCGTGAAGATGGAGAAGCTTCCCCGGAATACGGCTCCAAAGGTGACAGCTCCCGTTCCCAAACCGGTCCCTGTGCCCATTCCCAAACCTGTTCCTGCACCGGCGCCTGAACCGGTTCAAACACCCGCTATAAAACCTGTTAAAACACCATCGTTGCAAAACCCCATGCCGGTTGTCGAAGGGGCGGAGGGGAAATATTCTGTTCAGGTTGGGGCATGCATTCTCAAGTCGAGCGTAAGGGAACTCGAAAAAAAGCTGGCTGCTGTCGGCTACAGTCCGCTCTATAAAAAAGGGTCTACTCACGCGATGATGCATTTTCTGACAGTAGGCCCCTTTGCCAGTACCAGCGAGGCCGAAAGGGTTCTTTCCGACCTTAAACAGGCGAGGGTAGAGGCTAACCTTTCGAGGGTTTCCGGAGGAGAAACGGCTATCAACGCCGGCAGTTACCTGTTTGAGGGAAATGCCCGGATGATAATGACCCGCATAAATAAGATGGGGTACAGGGTCAGGCTGACCAAAAGAGAAACCAGGCTTCCCATGACCTTTGTCAGGGTTGGTAAGTTCCGGACAAGGTCGGATGCAGGAAGTTTAAGTGATGAGCTCAAGGATAAAGGATTTGATGCCATTGTCGTCAAGCTTCAATAG
- the mglA_1 gene encoding mutual gliding-motility protein MglA yields MPVFNYPGKEVNIKVVYYGPGLSGKTTNIQFIHGNVRPDFKGKLVSLATQTDRTLFFDFLPMELGVLGGYKIRLHLYTVPGQVHYNATRKLVLKGVDGVVFVADSQRAMQETNQESLSNLEKNLASYGKGLADLPHVIQCNKRDLDDLLDMDALSAQLNPHKAPIVEAVASDGKGVLECLREVLRLVMKSLRDQFPSREMGTKQAETPPSEARAEVVPEPEPLEDYEAASPLQERDLSNESALSPDSDGEADESEIMLEVPEREATQIPEPEATVALDAPEAQISTDTNDVVVHLPIPGGGEMEVSVRIIARLTRAPVSAEVIPPEPVRERREENSPEGISEEIETVVLDPDLEIESADIEETALDDEFDVEEVIAELEEEMELDALETATGDGEDSRAGGPDGGSAPGTPDEHYDPSFRELQFTDFDGNQESEAGKGKRKGLFGRLRKKKRP; encoded by the coding sequence ATGCCGGTTTTTAACTACCCCGGTAAAGAAGTAAACATAAAGGTCGTCTATTACGGTCCCGGCCTGTCCGGAAAGACCACCAACATCCAGTTTATCCACGGCAATGTCAGGCCCGATTTCAAAGGGAAGCTCGTATCTCTTGCCACCCAGACAGACAGGACGCTGTTTTTTGACTTCCTTCCCATGGAACTGGGAGTGTTGGGTGGGTACAAGATAAGGCTCCACCTGTATACCGTCCCTGGCCAGGTTCATTACAACGCGACAAGAAAACTCGTCCTGAAAGGGGTGGATGGGGTTGTCTTTGTGGCTGATTCCCAGCGTGCGATGCAGGAGACGAATCAGGAGAGTCTTTCCAACCTTGAGAAGAACCTGGCATCCTACGGCAAGGGTCTCGCCGATCTTCCCCATGTCATACAATGCAACAAAAGGGACCTTGATGATCTTTTGGACATGGATGCACTCAGCGCTCAGCTAAACCCCCACAAAGCGCCGATTGTCGAGGCCGTCGCATCGGATGGAAAGGGTGTGCTGGAATGTCTGAGAGAAGTCCTGCGGCTTGTCATGAAATCACTTCGGGACCAGTTTCCATCGCGGGAAATGGGGACCAAACAGGCGGAGACCCCCCCTTCTGAGGCCAGGGCCGAGGTTGTCCCGGAACCTGAACCATTGGAGGATTATGAGGCAGCTTCGCCGCTCCAGGAGCGGGATCTTTCCAATGAGTCGGCGTTATCCCCTGATTCCGACGGTGAGGCCGATGAATCCGAGATAATGCTGGAGGTCCCGGAAAGGGAGGCCACCCAAATACCTGAACCTGAGGCTACGGTCGCCCTTGATGCGCCGGAAGCGCAGATTTCCACCGATACGAACGATGTGGTCGTTCATCTGCCCATCCCCGGCGGTGGGGAGATGGAGGTTTCCGTCCGGATCATCGCCCGTCTTACCAGAGCGCCGGTTTCCGCGGAGGTCATTCCCCCGGAGCCTGTGAGGGAACGACGGGAGGAAAATTCCCCCGAAGGGATTTCCGAAGAGATCGAAACCGTCGTCCTCGATCCGGATCTGGAGATAGAGAGCGCAGATATTGAGGAGACGGCCCTCGATGACGAGTTCGATGTCGAGGAGGTTATCGCCGAGCTGGAGGAGGAGATGGAACTCGATGCCCTTGAAACCGCAACCGGGGACGGTGAAGACAGCAGGGCTGGAGGTCCGGATGGGGGGTCCGCCCCGGGGACTCCGGATGAACACTATGACCCTTCTTTCCGGGAGTTGCAGTTCACTGATTTTGACGGAAATCAGGAGTCCGAGGCTGGAAAGGGGAAGCGGAAAGGCCTTTTCGGGCGGCTCAGGAAGAAAAAGCGGCCCTGA
- a CDS encoding comEC family competence protein, protein MRTGSTGNNRGIVSLRPASALLAVGFLCGSLLGMAIPNYPEAAIGPVAAVTGLSVVASTPLALMAAGFSLGILTAVIPEKYRTGTNSPDITGTMEGRVLSVASGVAGGGVATVSVDRVFLPRPVTVRFKARLRFSGGPMPFAGDLIRAPVHLIQFESANRPGLRYLGNVDPRGWALIREGGYLSHLRRKIRNSLLKGGERFGPSVTGMLASIALGDKSLLPAETSRAMRHTGIYHLLAVSGVHLAAALLMGILLARPLGAAIAGAGRPGLSLEIRVVAGGLFCILYLCITGISPSAARAGVFAALTALALMTKREIHPINVLALCYLAIGSFSTVPQPGVSLALSMLACLGIFASVGRGPRDLTSAMRVSVGAFIFTLPLVVTVFRGIPFLAPAINLIVGVPFAAMLIPGVVLGDVLSVVLPQGANIVFAVCAGLGKIFSVFIAALGSVRWIYLPLNEYGCAVAAAAGVLCAFLWIRWCGNLGRGVVLIILISSAALAGNFLGDMFVYNRLVMQFPGLGQADAAVLRASGKTVMVDTGPPGVGLRSPPIARMMEREGIRRIDVIILTHPHPDHVGGVAFLMKNWDVGEVVLPQTMQAFDLWRKVLTTVPPGTVVRFLARGDSIRVGEMEFEAMAPFSELYRDGDDLNGLSLVMLLHWRKFTALFTGDAPWGSVEKIIGRLDSLYLLKVPHHGSARGFDPVAMKRIGMIKGVFRKLLAVFTSDPLGERALPSLKVVRWFERAGARFLLTGRGEGVNIICRFPRKWRKGEIGKVDIHYGF, encoded by the coding sequence ATGCGGACGGGTTCCACCGGAAATAATCGCGGGATAGTTTCTCTCAGACCCGCCAGTGCCCTTCTTGCCGTGGGATTTTTGTGCGGCTCCCTGTTGGGAATGGCCATTCCCAACTATCCGGAAGCTGCGATAGGTCCAGTCGCGGCGGTTACGGGACTCTCTGTTGTTGCTTCGACTCCCCTCGCTCTGATGGCGGCCGGCTTTTCACTGGGCATCCTGACCGCAGTTATTCCAGAAAAATACCGGACCGGAACAAACTCCCCGGATATTACGGGCACCATGGAGGGCAGGGTCCTGTCTGTCGCTTCCGGAGTGGCCGGGGGCGGGGTTGCCACCGTCTCAGTGGACCGGGTTTTTCTGCCCCGGCCTGTAACCGTTCGTTTTAAGGCCCGTCTGCGTTTTTCCGGCGGGCCTATGCCTTTCGCCGGAGATCTGATCAGAGCTCCTGTCCATTTGATCCAGTTTGAGTCGGCAAACAGGCCCGGTTTGCGCTATCTCGGCAATGTGGACCCTCGAGGATGGGCCCTCATCCGTGAAGGGGGGTACCTTTCGCATCTCAGGAGGAAGATCAGGAATTCACTGCTGAAAGGAGGTGAGAGGTTTGGCCCTTCAGTCACAGGGATGCTTGCCAGTATAGCTCTTGGGGACAAATCCCTTTTGCCGGCAGAAACATCCAGAGCCATGCGGCATACCGGCATCTATCATCTTCTGGCCGTATCCGGAGTCCACCTGGCTGCAGCTCTGCTGATGGGAATCCTGTTGGCCCGCCCTCTGGGTGCGGCAATAGCGGGCGCCGGGCGCCCGGGCCTGTCCCTCGAAATTCGAGTGGTTGCAGGTGGCCTGTTCTGCATCCTTTACCTGTGCATAACCGGAATATCCCCTTCCGCTGCCAGGGCCGGAGTTTTTGCGGCTCTGACGGCTTTGGCATTGATGACAAAGAGGGAAATCCACCCGATTAATGTCCTTGCATTATGCTACCTGGCTATCGGCTCATTTTCCACCGTTCCTCAGCCCGGGGTCTCACTGGCCCTTTCAATGCTCGCGTGTCTGGGTATCTTTGCATCCGTCGGGAGGGGTCCAAGGGATCTGACGTCTGCGATGAGGGTGTCGGTAGGTGCATTTATCTTTACCCTTCCACTGGTTGTAACGGTTTTCAGGGGAATCCCGTTCTTGGCTCCGGCGATCAACCTGATCGTCGGAGTTCCCTTTGCCGCCATGCTGATTCCAGGGGTGGTACTCGGCGATGTCCTTTCAGTTGTGTTGCCCCAAGGGGCGAATATCGTTTTTGCCGTTTGTGCCGGTCTCGGTAAGATATTCTCGGTTTTTATCGCTGCCCTCGGGAGCGTGAGATGGATCTATCTCCCCCTGAACGAATACGGATGTGCTGTAGCTGCAGCCGCAGGCGTCCTGTGTGCATTTCTGTGGATTAGATGGTGTGGAAACCTTGGTCGCGGAGTGGTGTTAATAATCCTCATTTCCAGCGCTGCGCTTGCAGGAAACTTTCTCGGGGACATGTTTGTTTACAACAGGCTTGTAATGCAATTTCCCGGCCTGGGCCAGGCCGACGCAGCTGTCCTCAGAGCCAGCGGCAAGACGGTTATGGTTGATACAGGGCCACCCGGAGTTGGATTGCGCAGCCCTCCCATTGCCCGGATGATGGAGAGAGAGGGGATAAGGAGGATTGATGTCATCATTCTTACCCACCCACATCCTGATCACGTGGGCGGGGTTGCGTTTCTGATGAAAAACTGGGACGTTGGCGAGGTCGTCCTGCCCCAGACCATGCAGGCGTTTGACCTCTGGCGGAAGGTCCTGACGACCGTCCCTCCGGGTACCGTTGTGCGTTTTCTGGCCAGGGGGGATTCCATAAGGGTGGGAGAGATGGAATTCGAGGCCATGGCCCCGTTTTCCGAACTGTATCGGGATGGAGACGATCTGAACGGGCTTTCGCTGGTCATGCTGCTGCATTGGCGAAAATTTACTGCGCTGTTCACCGGTGATGCCCCCTGGGGGTCGGTGGAAAAAATAATCGGCCGGTTAGACAGCCTCTATCTTCTCAAAGTCCCCCATCACGGGAGCGCCAGAGGTTTCGACCCGGTCGCCATGAAAAGGATCGGTATGATCAAAGGGGTGTTCCGAAAACTGCTGGCCGTGTTCACTTCCGATCCGCTTGGGGAGAGGGCGCTCCCCTCCCTGAAAGTGGTCCGATGGTTTGAAAGGGCAGGGGCACGGTTTTTACTGACAGGACGTGGAGAGGGTGTTAACATTATTTGCCGTTTTCCGCGAAAGTGGAGAAAGGGCGAGATTGGGAAAGTTGACATCCATTATGGCTTCTGA
- the pleD_3 gene encoding response regulator PleD — translation MKKFTVLVVDDDKFSRTFCRQILEEEGNVVVEESAGVDEALGRVKDGGIDLVVSDMVMPDKSGLDLVQSLSVESPDLKVIVITGHASIENAVEAMKLGALDYIRKPLNPGEFKVVVQHALDRMTLTRENRELKSSLNLYNVSSRIMRTIEIEELYEVVFEKMLQEVGATSGFLYLIDQEQGESNIVISEGFDVDRNPDLDRKVFELYGVALSETTLPYCPEVVLPLKINYRSRSDSILSIIFIPLRSKSDLVGMVVFFDTEQESAFDDEDLKAAQFLCDHAGSAFENALLYSKAKILTITDDLTSVFNYRYLNNILDREMLRAERLESSMSVLFLDLDSFKKVNDRFGHLVGSKILVELAGLLKEAVRKVDAVARYGGDEYIIVLTDTFAEGAVIVAERIRQMIEEFVFLEEEGYSIRLTISIGVASYPEHAQSKAELLHLADEAMYRGKFGKKNVVYLAVPGQGSSGSSILSAP, via the coding sequence ATGAAAAAATTCACGGTCCTTGTTGTTGATGATGACAAATTTTCCAGAACTTTCTGCCGCCAGATCCTGGAGGAAGAGGGAAATGTGGTGGTTGAAGAGTCCGCAGGGGTGGATGAGGCCCTGGGCAGGGTAAAAGATGGTGGAATCGATCTTGTTGTTTCCGACATGGTCATGCCGGACAAGTCAGGCCTTGACCTTGTACAAAGTTTAAGCGTTGAGTCACCTGACCTCAAGGTCATCGTTATTACCGGCCACGCCTCAATTGAGAACGCGGTTGAGGCCATGAAACTCGGTGCGCTGGACTACATACGAAAACCTCTGAACCCCGGTGAGTTCAAGGTGGTCGTTCAGCACGCTCTCGATCGAATGACCCTCACCAGGGAAAACAGGGAGCTCAAGAGCAGCCTAAACCTCTACAATGTGAGCAGTCGGATCATGCGAACCATTGAGATTGAGGAACTGTATGAGGTCGTCTTCGAAAAGATGCTACAGGAGGTTGGGGCCACAAGCGGGTTTCTTTATCTCATCGACCAGGAACAAGGTGAATCGAACATCGTTATCTCCGAGGGTTTCGATGTGGATCGTAATCCTGATCTTGACCGGAAGGTCTTTGAACTATACGGGGTCGCACTGTCCGAGACAACGCTCCCGTACTGTCCCGAGGTTGTTCTCCCCCTGAAGATCAACTACAGGAGCAGGTCCGATTCCATTCTTTCCATTATCTTTATCCCTCTCAGAAGCAAGAGTGACCTGGTCGGAATGGTGGTATTTTTTGACACCGAACAGGAGAGCGCCTTCGATGACGAGGACCTGAAAGCGGCCCAGTTCCTCTGTGATCATGCCGGTTCTGCTTTTGAAAACGCACTTTTATACTCCAAGGCAAAAATCCTCACTATTACCGATGATCTGACCAGCGTGTTTAACTACCGGTATCTGAATAATATTCTTGACCGTGAAATGCTCAGGGCTGAAAGGCTGGAGTCGTCCATGTCCGTTCTCTTCCTGGATCTGGATTCGTTCAAGAAGGTCAATGACCGGTTCGGGCATCTGGTGGGGAGTAAAATTCTGGTTGAACTGGCCGGCCTGCTCAAGGAAGCTGTGCGAAAGGTCGATGCCGTTGCGCGATACGGTGGCGATGAGTACATCATCGTTTTGACGGATACATTTGCCGAAGGGGCTGTGATCGTTGCAGAACGAATCCGGCAGATGATTGAAGAGTTTGTCTTCCTCGAAGAGGAGGGATATTCTATTCGCCTGACGATCTCCATAGGGGTCGCCTCCTATCCGGAGCATGCCCAGAGCAAGGCGGAACTGCTGCATCTCGCCGATGAGGCAATGTACAGGGGCAAGTTCGGCAAGAAAAACGTTGTCTATCTTGCCGTTCCCGGCCAGGGAAGTTCGGGCTCCAGTATTCTATCAGCCCCCTGA
- the hisS gene encoding histidine--tRNA ligase: protein MHKAIKAIRGFSDVPTEDAWKYTYIENCARRHFQLYGYREIRLPVLEYTELFSRGIGEATDIVEKEMYTFPDRKGRSLTLRPEGTASAMRAYLERGWHSNGALSKLFYSGPMFRHERPQKGRYRQFYQLGLEAIGHGGPLVDAEVVDLLYRFFLRMDVQDVRILLNSLGCEDCRPGFRDKLLVFLGSVSDRLCSNCRRRTQTNPLRVLDCKVPTCQEALTGVPVMVDSLCDECRDHFSGVCRTLDGLEVPYTVDPRIVRGLDYYSRTAIEAVCDRLGSQNAVAAGGRYDGLARQIGGDVPGIGFALGVERLKLIMKWDSPAPPVPDYYLAGATPDARIPVMKLADQIRGFGIRAEVDLEERSLKAQMRRANRMSVHKVVIIGDDELSRGTVTLKDFSSNKQEEISRDNFLAGLIRTGENLKGAE from the coding sequence ATGCACAAAGCGATCAAGGCGATACGCGGCTTCAGCGATGTTCCGACCGAGGATGCCTGGAAATACACCTATATTGAAAATTGCGCCCGGCGGCATTTTCAGCTGTATGGCTACAGGGAGATACGGCTTCCGGTGCTTGAGTACACCGAACTGTTTTCAAGAGGGATCGGCGAGGCCACGGATATTGTTGAAAAGGAAATGTATACTTTCCCCGACCGTAAAGGGAGAAGCCTGACCCTCCGTCCCGAGGGAACCGCATCCGCGATGCGCGCATACCTGGAAAGGGGATGGCACTCTAACGGGGCTCTCAGTAAACTCTTCTATTCCGGCCCCATGTTCCGGCATGAGAGGCCGCAGAAGGGCCGGTATCGCCAGTTCTATCAGCTTGGGTTGGAGGCCATCGGCCATGGCGGGCCTTTGGTGGATGCCGAGGTAGTCGACCTTCTGTACCGGTTTTTCCTCCGAATGGATGTCCAGGACGTCAGGATCCTCCTTAACAGCCTGGGGTGCGAGGATTGCCGACCCGGGTTCCGTGATAAATTGCTGGTTTTTCTCGGGTCCGTCTCCGACAGGCTATGCTCAAATTGCAGAAGAAGGACACAGACAAACCCTCTCAGGGTCCTGGATTGCAAGGTGCCGACCTGTCAGGAGGCTCTAACAGGCGTCCCGGTAATGGTGGATTCTCTTTGCGATGAATGCCGGGACCATTTTTCCGGCGTGTGCCGTACCCTGGACGGTCTTGAAGTGCCTTACACCGTAGACCCCAGGATCGTTCGCGGCCTGGACTACTACAGCAGGACCGCAATTGAGGCCGTCTGTGACCGTCTGGGTTCCCAGAACGCTGTGGCGGCCGGCGGGCGATACGATGGCCTGGCTCGGCAGATCGGAGGGGATGTGCCGGGAATCGGGTTTGCCCTGGGTGTTGAACGTCTGAAGCTGATTATGAAATGGGATTCTCCTGCTCCTCCGGTTCCCGACTATTATCTTGCGGGCGCCACACCCGATGCAAGGATCCCCGTTATGAAATTGGCGGATCAAATCAGGGGATTCGGGATTCGGGCCGAGGTTGATCTGGAGGAAAGGAGCCTTAAGGCACAGATGAGGCGTGCAAATAGAATGTCGGTACACAAGGTGGTTATCATCGGGGATGACGAGCTGTCGAGAGGAACCGTGACGCTGAAAGATTTTTCCAGTAATAAACAGGAGGAGATCTCTCGAGATAATTTTCTCGCTGGACTGATCAGAACCGGAGAAAACCTGAAAGGAGCGGAGTGA